One Zerene cesonia ecotype Mississippi chromosome 25, Zerene_cesonia_1.1, whole genome shotgun sequence DNA window includes the following coding sequences:
- the LOC119836664 gene encoding F-box/LRR-repeat protein 14, protein MSAWTEEVLSWRDDRLGLTELPTVNRRKNRTAPYRLHRPHLSTAHVPEPVPEAHGTHISRLYPELLALIFERLPVRDRGRAAQVCRSWRDAADRRSVWRGVEAALHLRRPAPVLFASLARRGVRKLQVLSLRRGLRDAVAALPGLESLSLSGCYSVTDAALASAFATELPALRRLDLSLCKQVTDSSLGRIAQSLKNLEELELGGCCNVTDTGLLLIAWGLRKLRRLNLRSCWHVNDDGIAHLCGGGEARGTPELEHLGLQDCQRLTDEALKHAATGLPKLKSINLSFCVAVTDAGLRHLAKLPHLEDVNLRACDGVSDAGVAHLAESGRLRALDVSFCDKVGDEALSHATLGLSGLRSLSLSACRLTDEGLERVARLSQLETLNIGQCTRVTDRGLRALGDGLLNLKAIDLYGCTCITPQGLDHIVKLPRLSVLNLGLWHVR, encoded by the coding sequence ATGAGTGCGTGGACGGAGGAAGTGTTGTCCTGGCGCGACGACCGGCTAGGTCTCACCGAATTACCCACAGTGAATAGAAGAAAAAATCGCACCGCGCCGTACAGATTACACAGGCCTCACTTGTCTACCGCTCACGTGCCAGAACCGGTACCAGAGGCCCATGGAACGCATATTTCGAGGTTATACCCCGAATTGCTAGCGTTAATATTTGAAAGACTGCCCGTGAGAGACAGGGGACGGGCCGCGCAAGTTTGTCGTTCTTGGAGGGATGCAGCTGACCGTCGGTCCGTTTGGCGAGGTGTGGAAGCAGCTTTGCATTTAAGGAGACCAGCGCCTGTGCTATTTGCATCGCTAGCTCGGCGAGGCGTTAGGAAACTTCAAGTTCTTTCCTTGCGCCGCGGTTTAAGAGATGCCGTAGCGGCCCTTCCTGGTTTAGAATCGCTTTCCCTCAGCGGTTGTTATAGCGTGACCGATGCAGCTCTTGCAAGCGCTTTCGCAACCGAACTACCAGCGCTTCGAAGACTAGATTTGTCACTGTGCAAGCAAGTTACAGACTCCTCGCTTGGAAGAATAGCACAATCACTAAAAAACTTGGAAGAGTTAGAATTAGGCGGCTGTTGCAATGTTACAGACACAGGATTGTTGTTAATCGCGTGGGGCTTACGAAAACTACGCAGATTGAATCTAAGATCTTGTTGGCATGTAAATGACGATGGTATAGCCCACTTGTGTGGCGGTGGTGAAGCCAGAGGAACTCCAGAGTTGGAGCACTTAGGATTACAAGACTGCCAAAGGTTAACAGACGAGGCTCTCAAGCATGCCGCCACTGGGCTTCCCAAACTTAAATCAATTAACCTTTCCTTTTGCGTCGCCGTTACTGATGCTGGTCTGCGACATTTGGCAAAGCTACCGCACTTGGAAGATGTGAATTTGAGAGCTTGCGACGGCGTATCAGACGCTGGCGTCGCCCATTTGGCGGAAAGCGGCAGATTACGGGCCTTGGATGTGTCGTTTTGCGATAAGGTTGGAGACGAAGCGTTATCGCACGCGACTCTAGGCCTATCTGGACTTCGCTCCCTATCATTAAGCGCCTGCCGACTAACAGACGAAGGTCTGGAGCGAGTCGCGAGGCTATCGCAACTAGAAACACTCAATATAGGCCAATGTACCCGAGTTACGGATAGGGGACTGCGAGCGTTAGGCGACGGGCTGTTGAATTTGAAGGCCATAGACTTGTACGGGTGTACATGCATCACTCCGCAAGGCTTGGACCATATCGTGAAGTTGCCGCGTCTAAGTGTTCTAAACCTCGGCTTGTGGCATGTGCGGTGA